The following proteins are co-located in the Lacticaseibacillus paracasei subsp. paracasei genome:
- the hisH gene encoding imidazole glycerol phosphate synthase subunit HisH, with product MIVIVDYDTGNTRNVKKALDYLGVNNQLSADPAIIMAASGLILPGVGAFKEAMKALNQRQLVPVIQAFAATGKPLLGICLGMQLLFDRSFEFGETAGLGLIPGEVVAIPTDSGLAVPHMGWNTNNLTQPDLFAAVFADQATYFVHSFYATTLPQFTLATTDYGQPLTSIVRRNNVLGTQFHPEKSGAIGLAGLKKFKEMTEDEALSRD from the coding sequence ATGATTGTGATTGTTGATTACGATACAGGCAACACCCGCAATGTTAAAAAAGCACTTGATTATCTGGGGGTCAACAATCAACTCTCAGCCGACCCCGCGATTATCATGGCTGCTTCCGGTTTGATTTTGCCGGGTGTCGGCGCTTTTAAAGAGGCGATGAAAGCCTTAAATCAACGACAACTGGTGCCTGTCATTCAAGCGTTTGCTGCTACTGGCAAGCCGTTGTTGGGTATCTGTTTAGGGATGCAGTTGCTATTTGATCGCAGCTTCGAGTTCGGCGAAACTGCCGGTCTTGGCCTCATTCCCGGCGAAGTCGTTGCCATCCCGACTGACTCGGGATTAGCCGTCCCGCACATGGGTTGGAACACCAACAACCTCACGCAACCCGATTTATTTGCTGCGGTGTTTGCCGATCAAGCAACTTATTTTGTCCATTCCTTCTATGCAACAACGCTGCCACAATTTACGCTGGCAACCACTGATTATGGACAACCTCTGACTAGCATTGTTCGTCGCAATAATGTACTTGGGACCCAGTTTCACCCAGAAAAAAGTGGCGCGATTGGCCTAGCCGGCTTGAAAAAGTTCAAGGAGATGACCGAAGATGAAGCTCTATCCCGCGATTGA
- the hisB gene encoding imidazoleglycerol-phosphate dehydratase HisB, with protein MRTATITRTTKETTITISLNLDQQSGIQIATGIGFFDHMLDAFAKHGRFGLTVDAQGDLDVDPHHTIEDTGIVLGECFKLALGDKAGIERFGSAFVPMDESLARAVVDLSGRAYLVFDAELTNQRLGGFDTEVTEDFFQAVAFAGEFNLHASVLYGRNTHHKIEALFKALGRSLRAAVAINPEVQGIPSTKGVI; from the coding sequence ATGCGTACAGCTACCATTACCCGAACTACCAAGGAAACAACGATTACGATCAGTCTCAACCTTGATCAGCAAAGTGGCATTCAAATTGCTACTGGCATCGGTTTTTTTGATCACATGCTGGATGCATTTGCTAAACATGGTCGATTTGGCTTAACTGTCGATGCGCAAGGTGATTTGGATGTTGATCCGCACCACACCATTGAGGATACCGGCATCGTGTTAGGTGAATGTTTTAAGCTGGCGCTTGGCGATAAAGCCGGGATTGAGCGTTTCGGCAGTGCTTTTGTGCCAATGGATGAAAGTCTGGCCCGAGCGGTTGTCGATCTTTCTGGACGCGCGTACCTCGTTTTTGATGCCGAATTAACTAATCAGCGATTAGGCGGCTTTGATACGGAAGTCACAGAAGATTTCTTCCAGGCGGTTGCCTTTGCTGGTGAATTCAACCTGCATGCCAGCGTTCTGTATGGCCGCAATACCCATCATAAAATTGAGGCCTTATTCAAAGCACTGGGTCGTAGTTTACGGGCTGCAGTCGCCATTAATCCTGAAGTGCAAGGCATTCCCTCAACAAAGGGTGTGATTTGA
- the hisD gene encoding histidinol dehydrogenase: MKILTGTLSQLKQQVDIRRTAVAQNTDVQTTVQAIIAKVRAEGDSALRTYSNKLDHVTVNDFQVDQALIDAAPAQLPAKLLKALQLAKANITSYHQNEIERGFVDTPNSGIIRGQKITPLAAVGLYVPGGTAAYPSTILMTAIPAKLAGVKKIVMVTPPQPDGLNPVVLAAANLAGVDAIYQVGGAQAIAALAYGTESIPRVDKIMGPGNRYVAEAKKQVFGNVAIDMIAGPSEIGIIADESADPIRLAADLLSQAEHDPNARAMMVTPSEKLASAVSEQIDIQLPTLPRELIARAAIENQGFIAIVATINEAFSLMNTIAPEHLEVQLPHPITYLAQIQNAGSVFLGQNAAEPVGDYVAGPNHVLPTAGSARFFSPLGVYDFVKRTQFIQYSSEALASQADAIVTLAQAEGLDGHAEAIIKRVSAAKEV; the protein is encoded by the coding sequence ATGAAAATTTTAACCGGCACGTTAAGCCAGCTTAAGCAACAAGTCGACATTCGGCGCACCGCCGTTGCCCAAAATACAGATGTACAAACGACTGTTCAGGCGATCATCGCGAAAGTCAGAGCAGAAGGTGACTCAGCTTTGCGTACTTATAGCAATAAGCTCGATCACGTTACCGTTAATGACTTTCAGGTTGACCAAGCGCTCATCGATGCCGCGCCCGCACAACTGCCGGCAAAACTATTGAAAGCTTTGCAGTTAGCGAAGGCCAATATCACAAGTTATCATCAAAATGAAATCGAACGCGGTTTCGTCGATACGCCAAACTCTGGCATCATTCGTGGACAAAAAATCACCCCGTTGGCTGCAGTCGGCCTCTATGTTCCCGGCGGCACAGCTGCTTATCCGTCCACCATTTTGATGACCGCTATCCCCGCTAAATTGGCCGGTGTTAAAAAGATTGTGATGGTGACACCGCCGCAGCCAGATGGCCTTAATCCAGTTGTACTAGCAGCGGCTAATCTCGCTGGCGTAGACGCTATATATCAAGTCGGTGGCGCCCAGGCAATTGCTGCTTTAGCTTATGGCACCGAAAGCATCCCCCGCGTTGATAAAATCATGGGCCCAGGCAATCGCTATGTTGCGGAAGCTAAAAAGCAGGTTTTTGGCAACGTCGCTATTGATATGATCGCTGGTCCTTCAGAAATCGGCATCATTGCCGACGAGTCCGCCGATCCGATTCGATTAGCTGCCGATCTTTTATCACAAGCCGAACATGACCCCAATGCGCGCGCGATGATGGTAACCCCAAGTGAAAAACTGGCTTCGGCAGTCAGCGAACAGATCGATATTCAGTTGCCAACCTTACCTCGAGAATTGATCGCGCGAGCAGCAATTGAAAATCAAGGATTCATTGCGATTGTAGCAACCATAAACGAAGCCTTTTCATTGATGAATACAATTGCACCCGAGCACTTAGAAGTTCAGTTGCCTCATCCGATCACGTATCTAGCTCAGATTCAAAATGCCGGATCCGTTTTTCTTGGTCAAAATGCTGCTGAGCCGGTCGGTGATTATGTCGCGGGACCCAATCACGTTTTGCCTACCGCCGGATCAGCACGGTTTTTCTCACCACTGGGGGTCTATGACTTCGTTAAGCGTACCCAATTCATTCAGTACAGCTCAGAAGCACTAGCAAGTCAGGCAGACGCGATCGTCACCTTGGCACAAGCAGAAGGGCTAGATGGCCACGCTGAAGCCATCATCAAACGTGTCTCTGCCGCAAAGGAGGTTTAA
- the hisG gene encoding ATP phosphoribosyltransferase: MTLTIALTKGRTETQVLPLLAAAGIHCEAIQAKSRRLIFADDPNFHFILVKAPDVLTYLNHGTVDIGIVGSDILAEQGHRQFDMLDLNTGRCRFILASTADFDPKQTKRKLIATKYPHIAQQYFQKQGEDVEIIKIEGSVELAPLTCMADAIVDITETGTTLRENHLKVFAELAPVSTHLVVNRLALKQKRTEIYQLIQSLQKVRPQEASL, from the coding sequence ATGACACTCACCATTGCGCTCACTAAGGGGCGAACTGAAACGCAAGTCTTACCCTTACTCGCGGCTGCCGGGATTCACTGTGAGGCCATTCAAGCCAAAAGCAGACGGTTGATTTTTGCCGATGATCCGAATTTTCACTTTATTTTGGTTAAAGCCCCGGATGTGCTGACCTATCTCAATCATGGCACCGTCGATATTGGGATTGTCGGTTCGGATATTCTGGCTGAGCAAGGGCATCGCCAGTTTGACATGTTGGATCTCAACACTGGTCGTTGCCGCTTCATTCTTGCTTCAACCGCAGACTTTGATCCAAAGCAGACGAAACGTAAACTCATCGCGACCAAGTACCCGCACATTGCGCAACAGTATTTTCAAAAGCAAGGCGAGGACGTTGAAATCATCAAAATTGAAGGTTCTGTCGAATTAGCACCACTCACTTGTATGGCCGATGCCATCGTTGATATCACCGAAACTGGCACGACCTTACGCGAAAACCACCTCAAAGTGTTCGCCGAACTCGCGCCTGTCTCGACACATCTCGTTGTCAATCGCTTGGCCCTGAAACAAAAACGCACAGAGATTTATCAGCTTATTCAATCTTTACAAAAAGTTCGCCCTCAGGAGGCATCGTTATGA
- a CDS encoding ATP phosphoribosyltransferase regulatory subunit — MSNRHLPIGTRDEFGPRAIRKENLIQTISQQFIQAGFERVKTPLLEYRDVFKPLAVSGEQPYQMLDDAGESVVMRPDLTLPLARLLSTTSIVPPVQWWYVGDIFRVKKSLSGTYNQITQAGIELIGYRSLKAEWACLSEAGKICRTLGLTHLTLELSDAQFVPQILRTLQLNDAAADAFQTAFFAKELSTYQNLIAPLATNPLYPFLQQWPWLFGDSETIFAELKRLLPSNVITDRLAPLQQTVAFLKDQFPELRVTIDLTSRPPQSYYTGIFFHAYVDGGHQYLFSGGRYDKLLASFQQELLPAVGLAFDIDAVTDQLPNAPDQPLTFVYGLPSQWQAAAAMVATTPNARLCLVDTLAEAQAAATKQDANLIDLSPKEAIL; from the coding sequence ATGTCAAATCGGCATCTGCCTATTGGCACACGCGACGAATTCGGGCCGCGGGCCATTCGCAAAGAGAATCTCATTCAAACCATTAGTCAACAATTCATTCAAGCCGGGTTCGAGCGGGTCAAAACCCCATTGTTGGAATATCGAGATGTGTTTAAACCGTTAGCTGTCAGTGGCGAACAACCTTATCAAATGCTCGATGATGCTGGCGAATCAGTGGTTATGCGGCCTGATCTGACTTTACCGCTTGCGAGATTGCTTAGTACCACGAGTATCGTGCCGCCAGTGCAATGGTGGTATGTCGGCGACATTTTTCGAGTTAAGAAAAGTCTAAGCGGTACTTATAACCAGATCACCCAAGCAGGCATTGAGCTTATTGGGTATCGCTCCCTCAAAGCCGAGTGGGCATGTCTCAGTGAAGCAGGAAAAATTTGTCGCACGCTAGGATTGACACATCTCACGTTAGAGTTATCGGATGCCCAGTTCGTTCCGCAAATCTTACGAACACTTCAACTGAATGATGCCGCGGCTGATGCATTTCAAACCGCTTTCTTTGCTAAAGAGCTAAGCACCTATCAAAACCTGATTGCGCCGCTTGCTACAAACCCGCTTTATCCATTTCTTCAACAGTGGCCATGGCTTTTTGGCGATAGCGAGACGATCTTTGCCGAATTAAAACGGTTATTGCCGTCGAATGTGATTACGGATCGCTTAGCCCCACTTCAACAAACGGTGGCCTTTCTCAAAGACCAATTTCCGGAATTGCGCGTGACGATCGATCTCACCAGCCGGCCACCACAATCTTATTACACCGGCATCTTCTTCCATGCTTACGTTGATGGCGGTCACCAATATCTTTTTAGCGGCGGTCGCTATGACAAATTGCTGGCAAGTTTTCAACAAGAATTGTTGCCAGCGGTTGGCTTAGCTTTTGACATTGATGCCGTGACTGATCAATTGCCGAATGCGCCTGACCAGCCCCTCACATTTGTCTATGGTCTGCCATCGCAATGGCAAGCCGCAGCAGCGATGGTTGCCACCACCCCGAATGCAAGACTGTGTCTGGTCGATACTTTGGCAGAGGCTCAAGCTGCAGCGACAAAACAGGATGCTAATCTGATTGATCTTTCCCCAAAGGAGGCGATCCTATGA
- the hisC gene encoding histidinol-phosphate transaminase, giving the protein MLRKSIAKLPDYVSDSTPERLAKAAGLAKLTRLSFNENPVGTSPKVKEALANWAFSQGRNYPDPDALPLRTAVAERLHVNPDQLLFSSGLDEMIALICRTFLEVGDESLQPWPTYPEYQLQAAIAGAITVNAAVTPATGLIDLDDLAAHITAKTKVIWLCNPNNPTGTYLPISQIAQFMKRVPADVLVVVDEAYIDFVADVPNPSALSLVTQFNNLLVMRTFSKLYGLANFRVGFSIVPQRVIAKMQNVRLPYNISGISQTAALAAWQDQAFTQTVKQQLLTARQQWSAFFEANHIQHYASQTNFMLYQVADPQALGAFLKQHGYLVRDSMVPGWIRQSFGTPAQDAEMQQLLLTFLKTDTEVPN; this is encoded by the coding sequence ATGTTACGCAAAAGTATTGCCAAGCTGCCGGACTATGTTTCGGACAGTACACCGGAGCGACTCGCGAAAGCAGCGGGACTTGCCAAGCTGACGCGTTTGTCATTCAATGAAAATCCGGTTGGCACATCGCCCAAAGTGAAAGAAGCGCTCGCAAATTGGGCGTTTTCGCAAGGACGCAATTATCCTGATCCAGATGCACTGCCATTACGAACAGCCGTGGCCGAACGACTACACGTAAACCCCGACCAGCTCCTTTTTTCCAGTGGTTTGGATGAAATGATTGCCTTGATTTGCCGGACATTTTTGGAAGTCGGGGACGAAAGCCTTCAACCGTGGCCGACTTATCCGGAATATCAACTACAGGCAGCTATCGCGGGTGCCATAACGGTGAATGCTGCCGTAACGCCGGCAACCGGACTTATTGATCTTGATGATTTAGCCGCACACATTACGGCCAAAACAAAAGTGATTTGGTTGTGCAATCCGAATAACCCGACCGGTACTTATTTACCAATTTCTCAGATCGCCCAGTTTATGAAGCGGGTGCCTGCTGATGTGCTAGTAGTGGTCGATGAAGCCTATATTGATTTTGTCGCCGACGTTCCGAATCCGTCTGCGCTGTCACTGGTTACCCAATTCAACAATTTACTAGTCATGCGGACATTTTCAAAATTGTACGGTCTAGCTAATTTTCGCGTCGGGTTTAGCATCGTGCCGCAGCGAGTAATTGCTAAAATGCAGAATGTGCGCTTGCCTTACAACATTAGCGGTATTAGTCAGACGGCGGCATTAGCAGCTTGGCAGGATCAAGCCTTCACTCAAACCGTGAAACAGCAACTATTGACAGCACGGCAGCAATGGTCAGCTTTTTTTGAGGCCAACCACATTCAGCACTATGCCAGTCAGACCAACTTTATGTTGTATCAAGTCGCCGATCCCCAAGCGCTTGGCGCCTTTTTAAAACAGCATGGCTACTTGGTTCGCGACAGCATGGTACCCGGCTGGATTCGCCAAAGTTTTGGAACACCTGCGCAAGATGCAGAGATGCAACAATTACTACTGACGTTTCTTAAAACGGATACTGAGGTCCCTAATTAG
- a CDS encoding NUDIX hydrolase, translating into MFFDQPLAKGKILSETPHYHGPIFDVVTQHIKTPDGLTVERDLIRHANAVAMLAMTDDGRVLVNREYRVAVNSEVFGLPAGLMDPGEDWQTAASRELREETGYVTHDLQWMTAIRSSEGMTDETVNLVLAHLDLADKTKQDFDQDEFVTSRLVPFSELVAGVKAGKIRSAQTVSAVTYYLAFIAKD; encoded by the coding sequence ATGTTTTTTGATCAACCGCTAGCAAAAGGGAAAATTCTGAGCGAAACCCCGCATTATCATGGGCCGATTTTCGATGTTGTGACGCAACATATTAAAACGCCTGATGGCCTCACAGTTGAGCGTGACTTGATTCGCCACGCCAATGCAGTGGCCATGTTGGCTATGACCGATGATGGGCGCGTGCTAGTCAATCGCGAGTATCGAGTTGCGGTAAACAGTGAAGTCTTTGGCTTACCAGCCGGTTTGATGGACCCGGGTGAAGACTGGCAAACCGCCGCAAGCCGGGAATTGCGCGAGGAAACCGGCTACGTGACGCACGATTTGCAGTGGATGACCGCTATCCGTTCAAGTGAAGGGATGACGGATGAAACCGTCAATCTGGTGTTGGCACATCTTGACTTGGCTGATAAAACAAAACAAGACTTCGATCAAGACGAATTTGTAACTAGCCGATTAGTCCCATTTTCTGAATTAGTTGCGGGTGTCAAAGCTGGCAAAATCCGTTCGGCGCAAACAGTTTCGGCTGTGACTTATTATTTGGCATTTATCGCCAAAGATTAA
- a CDS encoding DegV family protein, which produces MKIAIVTDSTCYLPQAEIDKHHITVVPIPVILDGAVYDEGKDITTEEFYAKLKTAKTFPSTTQPPLGEMLKLYENLANEGYDTIISIHLASTISGFVNTLKGAVDEVQGAKVYVYDSQITVILMGWLVLAAAQMAEAGDDPEAILARLDNLRTTMGEYFIVNDLQNLVRGGRLSNASAFIGGMLKIKPLLTFDDQSHKIVAIEKIRSIKKAYSRVETLFQEELDRVDYPVRAVVIHANDPDEANRWLADLQQKFPTVPFELSYFGPVVGTHLGEKAIALAWMKDFTKA; this is translated from the coding sequence ATGAAAATTGCTATCGTGACGGATAGTACCTGTTATCTGCCGCAAGCCGAAATTGACAAACATCACATCACTGTGGTGCCGATTCCGGTTATTCTTGACGGCGCGGTTTACGACGAAGGCAAGGATATCACCACCGAAGAATTCTATGCCAAATTAAAGACTGCCAAAACGTTCCCCAGCACCACGCAGCCGCCGCTGGGCGAGATGCTGAAGCTTTACGAGAATCTTGCTAATGAAGGCTATGACACTATCATCAGTATTCATCTGGCCAGCACAATTTCCGGTTTTGTGAATACATTGAAAGGTGCCGTAGATGAGGTTCAAGGCGCAAAGGTTTATGTTTATGATTCACAAATTACCGTTATTTTGATGGGTTGGCTGGTTTTGGCAGCAGCACAAATGGCCGAAGCCGGTGATGATCCTGAGGCGATCTTGGCTCGATTAGATAACTTACGCACAACCATGGGTGAGTATTTTATCGTTAATGATCTGCAAAACCTTGTTCGCGGCGGCCGACTCAGCAATGCCTCGGCTTTTATCGGTGGCATGTTAAAGATCAAGCCATTGTTAACGTTTGACGATCAAAGTCACAAGATCGTGGCAATCGAAAAAATTCGCTCCATCAAAAAGGCTTACTCTCGCGTTGAGACTTTGTTTCAAGAAGAACTTGATCGAGTTGATTATCCGGTTCGCGCGGTTGTTATCCACGCTAATGATCCAGACGAGGCCAATCGTTGGTTAGCAGATTTACAGCAGAAGTTTCCAACAGTTCCATTCGAACTATCTTACTTTGGCCCAGTTGTCGGCACCCACTTAGGTGAAAAGGCAATCGCCTTAGCTTGGATGAAGGATTTTACGAAAGCATAA